Proteins from one Gemmatimonadaceae bacterium genomic window:
- a CDS encoding 3-hydroxyacyl-CoA dehydrogenase/enoyl-CoA hydratase family protein, with protein sequence MRIRKLGVVGAGTMGAGIAALAASAGVPVILLDVPGKDGDRNGPARAGVERMKKSKPAAFMDPDRASAIETGNLDDDLARLAECDLVIEAIIEQLEPKQALFEKLEKLLPAHTIVASNTSGIPMQLLTKGRGESWRSRFLGMHFFNPPRYLHLLEIIPTPETAPETIDAARRFSDRILGKGIVVAKDVPGFVANRLGVFGMVLVIRQTEKHKLTIDEADVLTGVLTGRSKSATYRTADLSGIDVIGHVTRGLSDTTGEDFTLSTWVQDLIKAGNVGEKSGAGFYKRVGKEIHTLDWTTGAYKPQVKPETPELKRLSKLPLPERFAAFRDWNDREGAFVREYLLRFSHYVLTTTPAIAYDIPAVDHAMEWGYAWDLGAFKQMDLLGIDFLRKGFAELGLDEPALLREATDGFYTADGERVLSLSGGYEEIPRDPGEIRLAEFHTPQNRERRILEHSNDASLVDAGHGVAVLEFHSKMNTLGEGVVTMVHRALDRVEKDGLQGLVIGNDDPRTFSAGADLYMVLQLVGGGDWKKVDGAVRRFQDTSLRIRRSRFPVVSAPFGLTLGGGCEFSLHADAVQAHAELYMGLVEVGVGLIPAGGGTTELLFRFATDLVPYIEADPFEAVRRAFQLIAMATTSTSAPEARKLGFLRARDRITMNRDRLLADAVARVVDLAPDYVSPLPRSITAMGKDALGNLQYAVWAMREAGQITEHEVKIAHELAYVLTGGDGPPRRVTEEDILALEREAFLRLLGTKETQERMQYTLKTGKPLRN encoded by the coding sequence ATGCGTATCCGCAAGCTCGGAGTCGTCGGTGCCGGCACGATGGGCGCGGGAATCGCCGCGCTCGCTGCATCGGCCGGCGTTCCGGTGATTCTCCTCGACGTGCCGGGTAAAGACGGCGACCGCAACGGGCCCGCGCGCGCCGGCGTCGAGCGCATGAAGAAATCCAAGCCGGCGGCATTCATGGATCCCGACCGCGCGAGCGCGATCGAAACCGGCAACCTCGACGACGACCTGGCTCGGCTGGCCGAGTGTGATCTCGTGATCGAGGCGATCATCGAACAGCTCGAGCCGAAGCAGGCGTTATTCGAGAAGTTGGAAAAGCTGCTGCCGGCGCACACCATCGTCGCGTCGAACACGTCGGGCATTCCCATGCAGCTGCTCACGAAAGGCCGCGGCGAGTCGTGGCGCTCGCGCTTTCTCGGCATGCACTTCTTCAATCCGCCGCGCTATCTCCATCTGCTCGAGATCATTCCGACGCCGGAGACCGCCCCCGAGACCATCGACGCCGCGCGCCGGTTCAGCGATCGCATCCTTGGCAAAGGGATCGTCGTCGCGAAGGACGTGCCGGGGTTCGTCGCGAATCGCCTGGGCGTGTTCGGCATGGTGCTCGTGATTCGCCAGACGGAGAAACACAAGCTCACAATCGACGAAGCGGACGTCCTCACCGGCGTGTTGACGGGCCGATCGAAGTCCGCGACGTATCGCACGGCCGACTTGTCCGGCATCGACGTCATCGGTCACGTGACGCGTGGCTTGAGCGATACGACCGGCGAGGACTTTACGCTCTCGACGTGGGTACAGGATCTCATCAAGGCCGGCAACGTCGGGGAGAAGAGCGGCGCCGGTTTTTACAAACGCGTCGGCAAGGAAATTCATACGCTCGATTGGACGACCGGCGCGTACAAGCCCCAGGTCAAGCCCGAGACGCCGGAGCTCAAGCGGCTGAGCAAACTGCCGTTGCCCGAACGATTCGCCGCCTTCCGCGACTGGAATGACCGCGAAGGGGCGTTCGTCAGGGAATACTTGTTACGCTTCTCTCATTACGTGCTGACGACGACCCCGGCGATCGCGTACGACATTCCCGCCGTCGATCACGCCATGGAGTGGGGCTACGCCTGGGACTTGGGGGCGTTCAAGCAGATGGATCTCCTCGGCATCGATTTCCTGCGAAAGGGATTCGCCGAGCTCGGGCTCGACGAGCCCGCGCTGCTGCGGGAGGCAACCGACGGCTTCTACACGGCCGACGGCGAGCGCGTGCTCTCGCTCAGCGGTGGATACGAGGAGATTCCGCGCGATCCGGGCGAGATTCGGCTCGCTGAATTTCATACGCCGCAAAACCGCGAGCGGCGCATTCTCGAGCATTCGAACGATGCGTCGCTGGTCGACGCCGGGCACGGCGTCGCCGTGCTCGAGTTCCATAGCAAGATGAACACGCTCGGTGAAGGCGTCGTGACGATGGTGCATCGCGCGCTCGATCGTGTCGAAAAGGACGGACTACAAGGCCTCGTCATCGGCAACGATGATCCGCGCACGTTCAGCGCCGGCGCCGATCTGTACATGGTGCTTCAGCTGGTCGGCGGCGGCGACTGGAAGAAGGTCGACGGTGCGGTGCGCCGGTTCCAGGATACTTCGCTTCGTATTCGGCGATCGCGGTTTCCCGTCGTTTCCGCTCCGTTCGGTCTCACGCTCGGCGGTGGATGCGAGTTCTCGCTGCACGCCGACGCGGTGCAAGCGCATGCCGAGTTGTACATGGGGCTCGTCGAGGTGGGTGTCGGGTTGATTCCCGCGGGCGGCGGTACCACGGAATTGTTGTTCCGCTTCGCGACTGACCTCGTGCCGTACATCGAGGCCGATCCGTTCGAAGCGGTGCGTCGCGCGTTTCAGCTGATCGCGATGGCGACGACGAGCACGAGCGCGCCCGAGGCACGGAAGCTCGGCTTCCTGCGCGCGCGCGATCGCATCACGATGAATCGCGATCGATTGCTTGCCGACGCCGTGGCGCGCGTTGTCGATCTCGCGCCGGACTATGTGTCACCGTTGCCGCGTTCGATCACGGCCATGGGCAAGGACGCGCTCGGCAACTTGCAGTACGCCGTGTGGGCGATGCGCGAAGCGGGACAGATTACGGAGCACGAGGTCAAGATCGCGCACGAGCTCGCGTATGTGCTCACCGGGGGCGACGGACCGCCGCGGCGTGTCACCGAAGAAGATATTCTCGCGCTCGAGCGGGAGGCTTTTTTGCGGCTGCTGGGGACCAAGGAGACGCAAGAGAGAATGCAGTACACGTTGAAGACCGGGAAGCCGCTGAGGAATTAA
- a CDS encoding thiolase family protein, with amino-acid sequence MSKEVVIVSAVRSPVAKGKKDGALADVHAVDLSAHIMKAAIDKAGVDPASIDDAFWGCAMPEATQGLNVARLAWLRAGLPVEVPSATINRFCSSGLQTIALGAQSVMSDMADIVLAGGVEMMSQVPMSGYHTRLDPDLTESYIGMGFTAERVAARWNVTREDQDRWALGSQQKAARAWQRGAFDDQIAPVPVEKVEWKGSEKHETTVEFARDELPRPDTTMAGLAKLRPAFKTNGTVTAGNASPYSDGAAAVLLMSADRAKELGLKPLARFITFAAAGVEPDIMGVGPIKAIPKALKRAGLKLDDVKLIEFNEAFAAQVMAVIKELGIPEEKVNVNGGAIALGHPLGATGSKLTTQLIHELGKQGGGIGMVTMCVGGGMGAAGLFEVYAA; translated from the coding sequence ATGTCAAAGGAAGTCGTGATCGTCTCCGCCGTCCGCAGCCCCGTCGCCAAAGGCAAGAAAGACGGCGCGCTCGCGGACGTGCACGCCGTCGATCTCTCGGCGCACATCATGAAAGCCGCCATCGACAAAGCGGGCGTCGATCCCGCGTCGATCGACGACGCCTTCTGGGGCTGCGCCATGCCCGAAGCGACGCAGGGACTCAACGTCGCGCGCCTCGCGTGGCTGCGCGCCGGACTGCCCGTCGAGGTCCCGTCGGCCACGATCAATCGATTCTGTTCGTCGGGACTCCAGACCATCGCGCTCGGCGCGCAGTCGGTGATGAGCGACATGGCCGACATCGTCCTCGCGGGCGGCGTCGAGATGATGAGCCAGGTGCCGATGTCCGGCTATCACACGCGACTCGATCCCGACCTCACCGAGTCCTATATCGGTATGGGATTCACCGCCGAGCGCGTCGCCGCGCGTTGGAACGTGACGCGCGAAGATCAGGATCGCTGGGCGCTCGGCAGCCAACAGAAAGCGGCGCGCGCGTGGCAGCGCGGCGCGTTCGACGATCAGATCGCGCCCGTGCCCGTCGAGAAGGTGGAATGGAAAGGAAGCGAGAAGCACGAGACGACGGTGGAGTTCGCGCGCGACGAGCTGCCTCGCCCCGATACGACGATGGCAGGCCTCGCGAAGCTGCGGCCCGCGTTCAAGACGAACGGCACGGTGACCGCGGGTAATGCGAGTCCCTACTCGGACGGCGCTGCCGCCGTGCTGTTGATGAGCGCGGATCGCGCGAAGGAGCTGGGCCTCAAACCGCTCGCGCGATTCATCACGTTCGCCGCCGCCGGCGTCGAGCCCGACATCATGGGCGTCGGTCCGATCAAGGCGATTCCAAAGGCGCTCAAGCGGGCCGGCCTCAAACTCGACGACGTGAAGCTGATCGAGTTCAATGAAGCGTTCGCCGCGCAGGTAATGGCCGTCATCAAGGAACTTGGAATCCCCGAAGAGAAGGTGAACGTGAACGGTGGCGCCATCGCGCTCGGCCATCCGCTCGGGGCGACGGGGTCGAAGCTCACGACGCAGCTGATTCACGAGCTTGGAAAGCAGGGCGGCGGCATCGGCATGGTCACGATGTGCGTCGGCGGTGGCATGGGCGCGGCGGGCCTCTTCGAGGTCTACGCGGCGTAA
- a CDS encoding EAL domain-containing protein, protein MTHSPDATRARDAAAPCSGGMDAGRLYLWFPVGLALRKVRTYLRRVDWTVGTAPSGALMVESPNGYPEELLIDLFSLLSSDEAADTRCVFKFGTDDLDVDDIARVRTIDELRRARESAWFVDLLRDDRLTSIFQPIVHASEPSRVLGHEALLRGIGHDGRQMSPAKLLDAARGCGMLPELDCAARRSAIRVAASRDERRPLFLNVTQESMRGGASALAPTIEAIQFADIPRERVVLEVIDAEQTQDLRQLRLVVDSVREAGFRVALDDVGCQEQSRRLIHEVRPDYVKLDMERVRMSPQPHLGGAERLLDLAQQLQIQTIAEGVETVEELDWNRERGATYVQGYYIAKPGGLRVA, encoded by the coding sequence ATGACTCACTCACCCGATGCCACTCGCGCTCGCGACGCCGCGGCGCCGTGCAGCGGAGGAATGGATGCTGGTCGCCTGTACCTGTGGTTTCCGGTCGGGCTGGCGCTGCGCAAAGTGCGCACGTACCTCCGCCGCGTCGATTGGACCGTCGGCACCGCACCCAGCGGCGCGTTGATGGTCGAATCACCCAACGGCTATCCTGAAGAATTGCTCATCGACCTGTTCTCGCTGCTCTCGAGCGACGAGGCGGCCGATACTCGCTGCGTGTTCAAGTTCGGCACGGACGATCTCGATGTCGACGACATCGCGCGCGTGCGAACGATCGACGAGCTGCGCCGGGCACGCGAGTCGGCCTGGTTCGTTGATCTGCTTCGCGACGACCGGTTGACGAGCATCTTTCAGCCGATCGTTCACGCGAGCGAGCCGAGTCGTGTGCTGGGACACGAGGCGTTGCTGCGCGGGATCGGTCACGACGGCCGCCAGATGTCGCCGGCGAAGCTGCTCGACGCCGCGCGCGGCTGCGGGATGCTGCCGGAGCTCGACTGCGCGGCGCGTCGCTCGGCGATTCGCGTCGCGGCAAGTCGAGATGAACGACGTCCGCTGTTTCTCAACGTGACGCAGGAATCCATGCGCGGCGGCGCGAGCGCGCTCGCCCCAACGATCGAGGCGATTCAATTCGCGGATATTCCGCGGGAGCGCGTGGTGCTCGAGGTGATCGACGCCGAACAGACGCAAGACCTCAGGCAGCTGCGGCTGGTCGTCGACTCGGTGCGTGAGGCTGGATTTCGCGTCGCCCTCGACGACGTCGGATGCCAGGAGCAATCGCGCCGGTTGATTCACGAAGTCCGCCCCGACTATGTGAAGCTCGACATGGAGCGGGTCCGCATGTCGCCGCAGCCGCATCTTGGCGGCGCGGAACGGCTGCTCGATCTCGCGCAACAGCTGCAGATCCAGACGATCGCCGAGGGCGTCGAGACGGTCGAGGAGCTGGACTGGAATCGCGAGCGCGGCGCGACCTACGTGCAGGGCTACTACATCGCGAAGCCCGGCGGATTGCGAGTGGCGTAA
- a CDS encoding amidohydrolase family protein: MTASPKPIILHADRIVDGRGHVIPGGSITVVGDRITKVDKSAGGAATYDLKGLTLLPGLIDAHSHLTWYFNRQGRYHTRGDGDTPVESMLSTAGNAYATLMAGFTTIQSPGSPEDKDLREWIAMGQIPGPRVLTSLNPFSSTRPTPDTLRAQVRQRKAEGADVIKIFASASIRDGGAQTLSQDQLNALCGEAKAQGMRTMVHAHSSASIKASVLAGCDQIEHGVFADDETLKLMADHHVYFDPQVCLVFRNYLDNRAKYEGIGNYNAEGFAAMEKALPLAATVYNHAIHTPGLKVIFGTDAVAGAHGRNAEELVCRVQAGGQSPMDAITSATSLTAESMHLQDSIGTIAPNMQADIIAVRGDPTKDITALRNVVFVMKGGRIYKNEK, translated from the coding sequence ATGACCGCTTCGCCGAAGCCGATCATCCTTCACGCCGACCGCATCGTGGACGGACGCGGTCATGTCATTCCCGGCGGCAGCATCACCGTCGTCGGCGACAGGATCACGAAGGTCGACAAGTCGGCCGGCGGCGCCGCAACGTACGATCTCAAGGGCCTGACGTTATTGCCCGGATTGATCGACGCGCATTCGCATCTGACGTGGTACTTCAATCGGCAGGGGCGCTATCACACGCGCGGCGACGGCGACACGCCGGTCGAGTCGATGCTCTCGACCGCGGGCAACGCCTACGCGACGCTCATGGCCGGCTTCACGACGATTCAAAGTCCCGGTTCGCCCGAGGACAAGGATCTGCGCGAGTGGATCGCAATGGGTCAGATTCCCGGCCCGCGCGTGCTGACGTCACTCAACCCATTCAGCAGCACGCGCCCGACGCCCGACACGCTTCGTGCGCAAGTACGCCAGCGCAAAGCGGAAGGCGCGGACGTCATCAAGATCTTTGCATCGGCCAGCATTCGCGACGGCGGCGCGCAGACGTTGAGCCAGGATCAGCTCAACGCGCTGTGCGGCGAAGCCAAGGCGCAGGGCATGCGCACCATGGTCCACGCGCACAGCTCGGCCAGCATCAAGGCGTCGGTGCTCGCGGGCTGCGACCAGATCGAGCACGGCGTGTTCGCCGATGATGAAACGCTCAAGCTCATGGCGGATCATCACGTCTACTTCGATCCCCAGGTGTGCCTCGTCTTCCGCAACTATCTCGACAATCGCGCGAAGTACGAAGGCATCGGCAACTACAATGCGGAAGGATTCGCGGCAATGGAGAAAGCGCTGCCGCTGGCGGCGACAGTATACAACCACGCGATTCACACCCCGGGACTCAAGGTAATCTTCGGCACCGACGCCGTCGCCGGCGCGCACGGTCGCAACGCCGAAGAGCTGGTGTGCCGCGTGCAGGCGGGCGGTCAGTCGCCGATGGACGCCATCACGTCGGCCACGTCACTGACGGCCGAGTCGATGCACCTGCAGGATTCGATCGGCACGATCGCGCCGAACATGCAGGCCGACATCATCGCGGTGCGCGGCGATCCGACGAAGGACATCACGGCGCTACGGAACGTCGTGTTCGTGATGAAGGGCGGGCGGATCTACAAGAACGAGAAATAG
- a CDS encoding VOC family protein yields the protein MIEISRVVPQLRTTDLGASIRFYTSLPGFSLAFQYEDFYAGILAGTQPIHLKLVDAKDPSIDVVARDEHLHLYFVTPDISAAAQAVRDAGVPMVKDVHATEWGTREFVIRDDQGHTLYFGEAAEDSSSANPE from the coding sequence ATGATCGAAATCTCACGCGTCGTTCCACAGCTGCGGACCACCGATCTCGGGGCGTCGATCCGATTCTACACGTCGCTGCCCGGATTCTCGCTCGCGTTCCAGTACGAGGACTTTTACGCCGGCATCCTCGCGGGCACGCAGCCCATCCACCTCAAGCTCGTCGACGCGAAGGATCCGTCGATCGACGTCGTCGCGCGCGACGAGCATCTGCATCTCTACTTCGTGACTCCGGACATCAGCGCGGCGGCACAAGCCGTCCGCGACGCCGGCGTGCCCATGGTGAAAGACGTCCACGCGACCGAATGGGGCACGCGCGAGTTCGTCATCCGCGACGATCAGGGACACACGTTGTACTTTGGCGAGGCGGCCGAAGATTCATCGAGCGCGAACCCGGAATAG
- a CDS encoding GNAT family N-acetyltransferase yields the protein MRDDRMLMDLHIEALYTLDGAGQLVRVRVHDGLPAPRVFVGRTANAVAYRFRADVAETIRREVVAACDAAGELTEDASLEAPAELARLTAIVARSAPVDGSSAGPVFAFSNNADVPAVPSGTTVVHVTRDNVGVLRAFLPAWMPDVHHSPPLFALLVDGNAVAVCGSVRITPRAHEAGVETAAAFRGRGYAALVVATWAQAVRAMGAEPLYSTSWANTASRTVARKLGLLHFGNDLHVT from the coding sequence ATGCGCGATGATCGTATGCTCATGGATCTGCACATCGAGGCGCTGTACACGCTCGATGGCGCCGGTCAGCTCGTGCGGGTCCGCGTGCACGACGGCTTGCCGGCTCCACGCGTGTTCGTCGGCCGTACCGCGAATGCCGTCGCGTATCGCTTCCGCGCCGACGTAGCGGAGACGATTCGTCGTGAGGTCGTCGCGGCGTGCGATGCGGCCGGCGAGCTTACCGAAGACGCGTCGCTGGAAGCGCCGGCTGAGCTGGCCCGTCTAACGGCGATCGTCGCACGCTCGGCGCCCGTCGACGGCAGCTCGGCCGGGCCGGTATTCGCATTCTCTAATAACGCCGACGTGCCCGCCGTGCCAAGCGGCACAACCGTCGTGCACGTCACCCGGGACAACGTCGGCGTGCTGCGGGCTTTCCTGCCGGCGTGGATGCCCGATGTTCACCACTCTCCGCCACTTTTCGCGCTGCTCGTCGATGGGAACGCGGTCGCCGTGTGCGGAAGTGTGCGCATCACGCCTCGCGCGCACGAAGCGGGCGTCGAGACCGCCGCGGCATTCCGAGGCCGCGGCTACGCGGCGTTGGTGGTTGCCACGTGGGCGCAGGCGGTGCGGGCGATGGGTGCGGAGCCGCTCTATAGCACCAGTTGGGCGAACACTGCCTCGCGCACGGTGGCGCGAAAGCTCGGACTTCTGCATTTTGGCAACGATCTGCACGTGACGTGA
- a CDS encoding NAD-dependent deacylase yields MSDDILGAAIDAAARALAAATSVVVFTGAGVSAESGIPTFRSGANALWSNADIAQFANPTGYRRRPHDAWSWYAKRAQVAREAQPNAAHHAIAEIERRVSSFVLVTQNVDGLHRRAGSANVIELHGTLRRARCFACSRYSEWPEPPGEPTCGDCGGLLRPDVVMFEEMLPEGAMEAAIDAARACDVLFSVGTSALVWPAAEIPRAAVNAGKTVVVVNPDLEGHPWGRTTISVRGAAGAVLPRVVERAWNREQR; encoded by the coding sequence ATGAGTGACGACATACTCGGGGCCGCGATTGACGCCGCGGCGCGCGCGTTGGCGGCGGCAACGTCCGTCGTCGTGTTCACGGGCGCCGGCGTGTCTGCCGAGTCGGGTATTCCGACTTTTCGTTCCGGCGCGAATGCGTTGTGGTCCAACGCCGACATCGCGCAGTTCGCGAATCCCACCGGGTATCGGCGTCGTCCGCACGACGCGTGGAGCTGGTACGCGAAGCGTGCACAGGTCGCGCGCGAAGCGCAGCCGAACGCCGCGCATCACGCGATCGCCGAGATCGAGCGGCGCGTGTCGTCGTTCGTGTTGGTGACTCAGAATGTCGACGGCTTGCATCGCCGCGCGGGAAGCGCGAACGTGATCGAACTGCATGGAACATTGCGTCGTGCGCGTTGCTTCGCGTGCTCACGCTACTCGGAGTGGCCCGAACCCCCGGGTGAGCCGACGTGCGGCGATTGCGGTGGATTGCTGCGTCCGGATGTTGTGATGTTCGAGGAGATGCTGCCGGAAGGCGCGATGGAGGCGGCGATCGACGCCGCGCGCGCGTGTGATGTGTTGTTCTCGGTCGGGACGTCGGCGCTCGTGTGGCCCGCGGCGGAGATTCCGCGGGCGGCGGTGAACGCGGGAAAGACGGTGGTCGTCGTGAATCCCGATCTGGAAGGGCACCCGTGGGGACGCACGACGATCTCGGTCAGGGGTGCGGCCGGAGCGGTGTTGCCGCGGGTGGTGGAGCGAGCGTGGAACCGAGAACAACGGTGA
- a CDS encoding VOC family protein, whose amino-acid sequence MATPPKNTICLWYDREAEEAARFYASTFPDSSVRAVHRAPGDYPSGKKGDVLTVEFTVIGIPCLGLNGGPTFKHNESFSFQVATVDQAETDRYWNAIVDNGGQESQCGWCKDKWGLSWQITPIALTQAITDPDPAAAKRAFDAMMEMQKIDIATIEAARRGH is encoded by the coding sequence ATGGCCACCCCACCAAAGAACACGATTTGTCTCTGGTACGACCGCGAGGCCGAAGAGGCGGCGCGCTTCTACGCCAGCACCTTCCCCGATTCGAGCGTGCGGGCCGTTCATCGCGCGCCGGGCGACTATCCGTCAGGCAAGAAAGGCGATGTGCTGACCGTGGAGTTCACGGTGATCGGCATTCCGTGTCTCGGACTGAACGGCGGACCGACGTTCAAACACAACGAATCCTTCTCGTTCCAGGTCGCCACGGTCGATCAGGCCGAAACGGACCGGTACTGGAACGCCATCGTCGACAACGGCGGCCAGGAGAGCCAGTGCGGTTGGTGTAAGGACAAATGGGGATTGTCGTGGCAGATCACGCCGATCGCGTTGACGCAGGCGATTACGGATCCCGACCCCGCCGCCGCCAAACGCGCCTTCGATGCAATGATGGAAATGCAGAAGATCGACATCGCGACCATCGAGGCCGCACGCCGCGGGCATTGA
- a CDS encoding DUF11 domain-containing protein — protein sequence MGRRSATLLSLFAATAIATMAACGDHNDPVSSNRTAAGLHASASGGTSGSSGPAADLQISGSASTGSPFTDSLFVYTFQIKNVGPDSAPDATFVDTLPPSLTFASVTLVNTGGVVLSQPGAIIGPISITPFCTQTLTPTNVVALCDVGFLKKSGSVTIQVSVVAPDSPGPISNTAHAVSSFPDPSPANNSVTINVQAQAAKPAKVNPTPTPPPPTPVPTVAFSTLPAEQFGGYVFAGGPSGVGFEFTPTVSGPMVNLITATEASGGGKSEFWIYNDNPLNPDNPGTLYFGPMFGVIQSTFALDIISFPKGGPPLVAGQKYWLFGFGVTGELSGLWHLSSNVLATTPCASGPFPGIGVEPGAACRYPAFQISVLH from the coding sequence ATGGGTCGACGTTCAGCTACACTCCTTTCCCTGTTCGCAGCTACTGCAATTGCGACGATGGCGGCGTGCGGCGACCATAATGATCCCGTCAGCAGCAATCGCACGGCGGCGGGACTGCATGCGTCGGCGTCGGGCGGCACCTCGGGGTCGAGCGGGCCAGCCGCCGATCTCCAGATCAGCGGGTCGGCGAGCACCGGATCGCCATTCACCGATTCACTGTTCGTCTACACGTTCCAGATCAAGAACGTCGGGCCGGACAGCGCGCCGGACGCAACGTTCGTCGACACGTTGCCGCCGTCGCTGACCTTCGCGAGCGTCACGCTCGTCAACACCGGTGGCGTCGTCTTGTCGCAACCGGGGGCGATAATCGGCCCCATATCCATCACGCCGTTCTGCACGCAGACGCTGACCCCGACGAACGTCGTCGCGCTATGCGACGTCGGCTTCCTGAAGAAGAGTGGGAGCGTCACGATCCAGGTGAGCGTCGTCGCGCCCGATAGTCCAGGGCCCATCTCGAACACCGCGCACGCCGTCTCGAGCTTCCCCGATCCGTCACCGGCGAACAACTCGGTCACTATCAACGTGCAGGCGCAGGCGGCAAAGCCGGCCAAGGTCAATCCCACGCCGACGCCGCCTCCTCCGACGCCCGTCCCGACGGTGGCGTTCTCCACGCTGCCGGCCGAACAGTTCGGCGGTTACGTCTTCGCGGGTGGCCCGAGCGGCGTCGGCTTCGAGTTTACGCCGACCGTCTCCGGTCCCATGGTGAACCTGATCACCGCGACGGAAGCGTCGGGCGGCGGAAAGTCCGAATTCTGGATCTATAATGATAATCCACTCAATCCAGACAATCCGGGCACTCTGTACTTCGGCCCGATGTTCGGCGTGATTCAGTCGACCTTTGCGCTCGACATCATTTCTTTCCCGAAGGGTGGGCCGCCGCTCGTCGCCGGCCAGAAGTATTGGCTGTTCGGGTTCGGCGTGACCGGTGAGCTCAGCGGATTGTGGCATCTCTCGTCGAATGTCCTGGCCACCACGCCCTGCGCGAGCGGCCCGTTCCCAGGCATCGGCGTGGAACCCGGCGCAGCATGCCGCTACCCGGCATTCCAAATCAGCGTGCTTCACTAA
- a CDS encoding DUF4440 domain-containing protein, giving the protein MRTRLSSGLVTVCLLSLSSTHAFGQTTSEARKSYDAAIQEAKRSFLKCDVDAMAGVTDDYTGVNPAGRVTKGRAAELQGDRELCAANTITAWDATTTDFHSSGSLAWAAGTLKMTLKSKATGKVETQEGRYLATYVRQPNNKWLQQYFMMAPMAPEKK; this is encoded by the coding sequence ATGCGTACTCGTCTGTCGTCAGGCCTTGTGACGGTGTGTCTTCTGTCGCTGAGCTCGACCCATGCGTTCGGGCAAACGACGTCAGAAGCGCGGAAGTCCTACGACGCCGCGATTCAAGAGGCGAAGCGCAGTTTTCTGAAGTGCGATGTGGATGCGATGGCCGGCGTGACGGACGACTACACCGGCGTCAATCCGGCTGGACGCGTCACGAAAGGACGAGCCGCCGAGTTGCAGGGAGACCGTGAGCTCTGCGCAGCGAACACGATTACAGCGTGGGACGCGACGACCACCGATTTTCACAGTAGTGGTTCGCTTGCGTGGGCGGCGGGCACACTGAAGATGACATTGAAGTCGAAAGCGACGGGCAAGGTGGAAACCCAGGAAGGGCGTTACCTGGCGACCTACGTGCGGCAGCCCAACAACAAATGGCTGCAGCAGTACTTCATGATGGCACCGATGGCGCCGGAGAAGAAATAG
- a CDS encoding DUF5602 domain-containing protein, with amino-acid sequence MRAVLTTLVTLAGAALVAGVASCSDDNVTPPAPTELDGPSVTVGNGTAHAVVIEQDGQIRSIGVQLSDNALTGLPATTPMTEWQLSLPAGVSAGPWDHLALDWNPQGHPPPHVYTVPHFDFHFYMIPTSAQMAIAGGPDTTAVAAQFVPRDYQSEVESVPMMGVHWGDTLAAEFHGHPFDHTFIYGFHQGQMIFTEPMVTLAFLESGADFSGAVKQPAAFQTGGSYPTSYSVRHDATAHTITVSLDSLVMH; translated from the coding sequence ATGCGAGCAGTACTCACCACACTCGTGACACTCGCCGGCGCCGCCTTGGTCGCCGGCGTCGCCTCGTGCAGCGACGACAACGTCACGCCACCGGCACCCACGGAGCTCGACGGCCCAAGCGTGACCGTCGGCAACGGAACGGCGCACGCCGTGGTCATCGAGCAGGATGGCCAAATCAGGTCGATCGGCGTGCAGCTCAGCGACAACGCGCTCACCGGCCTGCCGGCGACGACGCCGATGACCGAATGGCAATTGAGTCTTCCCGCGGGCGTCAGCGCCGGACCATGGGATCACCTGGCGCTCGACTGGAATCCGCAGGGCCATCCGCCGCCGCATGTATACACCGTGCCCCACTTCGACTTTCACTTTTATATGATCCCGACCAGCGCGCAGATGGCGATTGCCGGCGGACCGGACACGACAGCCGTCGCCGCGCAGTTCGTGCCGCGCGATTACCAGTCCGAAGTGGAGTCGGTGCCGATGATGGGCGTGCACTGGGGCGATACGCTCGCCGCGGAGTTCCACGGCCATCCGTTCGATCACACGTTCATCTACGGGTTCCATCAGGGTCAGATGATCTTCACCGAGCCGATGGTGACGCTCGCGTTCCTCGAGAGTGGCGCCGATTTCAGCGGCGCGGTGAAACAGCCGGCCGCGTTTCAAACCGGCGGATCATATCCGACGAGCTACAGCGTACGTCACGACGCCACTGCGCACACGATTACGGTGTCGCTCGATTCTCTCGTGATGCACTGA